From one Methanobacterium bryantii genomic stretch:
- a CDS encoding GPW/gp25 family protein, which produces MNEDIFGIDYSSNGELTSTGDLMLVSGLDNAKQAIHNRLLTDIIIYDYLEDYGCNLDELAGEPTNHNSLQLLDLIIKDSLNLEPRVREVLELECSFEGKAIIAEMSLLLVDKSVIDLTVTNEGGLINV; this is translated from the coding sequence ATGAATGAAGACATTTTTGGGATAGATTACAGTTCAAACGGAGAACTAACTTCAACAGGTGACTTAATGCTAGTATCAGGTTTAGATAATGCCAAACAAGCCATACACAATAGGTTACTTACAGATATTATTATTTATGATTATCTTGAAGACTATGGCTGTAACCTTGATGAATTGGCGGGGGAACCTACTAACCATAACAGTTTACAATTGCTTGATTTAATTATCAAAGATTCATTAAACCTTGAACCAAGAGTACGGGAAGTTTTAGAACTTGAATGTTCCTTTGAGGGCAAGGCTATTATTGCTGAAATGAGTTTGTTACTTGTTGATAAGAGCGTAATTGATTTAACAGTCACAAATGAGGGAGGACTAATAAATGTATGA
- a CDS encoding peptidoglycan-binding domain-containing protein, whose protein sequence is MTIDTDLIQRRDGRKYTILLLNGMDINAIDESIKEVKDMQHSTNVHIGVTASDTTFISEAGRKLTFKSIVHALETSSHGKEHRIQDYQAMADIVKKTPKFLVSNSYAKYNGKYIITKFDKEEDSGGNFEIDWELQEVIPAPVTAKTFRVWGKAPSNQPSTTTPSKATCSANTQYLLTKCPTMSRKQYESKKGVACVKRLQIFLQAGGYYLKYKLDGWFSKYTEQELKKAQQKRKLPQTGVWDTKTIAFYKKLYDIK, encoded by the coding sequence ATGACTATAGATACAGATTTGATTCAAAGGAGAGATGGACGAAAATATACTATTCTACTTCTAAATGGAATGGATATTAACGCTATTGATGAAAGTATTAAAGAAGTTAAGGATATGCAGCACTCTACAAATGTTCATATAGGAGTAACAGCTAGTGATACCACATTCATATCTGAAGCAGGGCGTAAATTAACCTTTAAATCAATAGTACATGCACTTGAAACAAGCAGTCATGGAAAAGAACACCGAATACAAGACTATCAAGCTATGGCAGATATAGTTAAAAAGACTCCCAAATTTTTAGTTAGTAATTCCTATGCAAAATACAATGGAAAATACATCATAACCAAGTTTGACAAAGAAGAAGATAGTGGAGGTAACTTTGAAATTGACTGGGAGTTACAAGAAGTTATCCCCGCTCCTGTTACTGCTAAAACTTTTAGGGTTTGGGGCAAAGCTCCATCTAACCAGCCAAGTACTACTACTCCATCTAAAGCCACATGCTCCGCTAACACTCAATACTTACTAACTAAATGCCCTACAATGAGCCGTAAGCAATATGAATCTAAAAAAGGTGTAGCATGTGTCAAACGATTACAAATATTCCTCCAAGCTGGAGGATACTATCTAAAGTATAAGCTTGATGGTTGGTTCAGTAAATACACAGAACAAGAGCTTAAAAAAGCACAACAAAAACGTAAATTACCACAAACCGGAGTATGGGATACAAAAACAATAGCATTCTACAAAAAATTATACGACATAAAATAA
- a CDS encoding XkdQ/YqbQ family protein translates to MTSVIYHSHSTTKGTANFKTIPFNNASIEFNSAKASTANFNSIQKLNEGDRIRIIGNNHRPFGGQIIKPGSKLKDGAYSYECVDYTRLFFGKSYTTWSGGTSDGIIKAILNSLNYSTAGIEKTKAVHGQLIWKNVVRWDIIQQLRWLDYKAGQLIECYVNADGILIYRPLPQTQEGYIFKSAYDYSQEYDASNIITGATVLTKEGDTISNVQNDNLVAVWGQIFDREEGC, encoded by the coding sequence ATGACTTCTGTTATTTACCATTCACATTCCACAACAAAAGGCACAGCTAACTTTAAAACCATCCCTTTTAATAATGCGAGCATTGAATTCAACAGCGCAAAAGCCAGCACAGCCAATTTTAACTCAATCCAAAAACTGAATGAAGGTGACAGAATTCGTATTATTGGAAATAATCACCGTCCATTTGGAGGGCAGATAATTAAACCCGGATCTAAACTTAAAGATGGGGCTTATTCTTATGAATGCGTTGATTATACTCGTCTTTTCTTCGGGAAATCATATACAACATGGTCCGGAGGAACAAGTGATGGAATTATTAAAGCAATACTTAACAGTTTAAATTATTCAACAGCCGGAATTGAAAAAACAAAAGCTGTACATGGACAATTAATTTGGAAAAATGTAGTTAGATGGGATATAATACAACAACTACGTTGGTTAGATTACAAAGCAGGGCAATTAATAGAATGCTATGTAAATGCAGATGGAATACTGATTTATAGGCCGTTACCTCAAACACAGGAAGGTTATATTTTCAAATCCGCATATGATTACAGTCAAGAATATGACGCAAGTAATATAATCACCGGCGCTACTGTTCTTACAAAAGAAGGGGATACAATTTCAAATGTTCAAAATGACAACCTCGTAGCAGTGTGGGGACAGATTTTTGATAGGGAAGAAGGTTGTTAA
- a CDS encoding baseplate J/gp47 family protein: MYEDLYFTKPTGEIVNLSDIVNDLLEIQQQAQLEGLNKVTDYTPGSQAYHALYQQALIIFQQLERINESEINTLPFSMTGDYLDYWGNSIGVPRNGEVSSSGVIVIALTSPATEDITFTEGSIASTQDSVTFVLDEDATIVKDSSTVQVKVVCTISGTVGNVLAGAIDTMITDYPYDLTITNPNAFTNGEDEEDNESYHERLLGAPDNFPPGSKGWYEATANSVDNIHDSYFINRPADQTATVGLVFNCKDKSIVSTTLAALTSLFNTDKYNVGGIDLILTPATEVSVFTSNTIQVQIGSNYTWSAIKNKIITVVESYFTSRNLGQSWSTDDIKFLIASIEGVTNVVISPSATADCSVYEVFTTDTSTLDTRITEVT; this comes from the coding sequence ATGTATGAAGATTTATATTTCACAAAACCAACAGGGGAAATAGTTAATTTATCCGACATAGTAAATGACCTTCTTGAAATACAACAACAAGCACAACTCGAAGGATTAAACAAAGTAACAGACTACACCCCTGGTTCACAGGCTTATCACGCACTATACCAACAGGCATTAATTATTTTCCAACAACTTGAAAGAATTAATGAATCAGAAATTAACACCCTCCCATTTAGCATGACAGGGGATTATCTCGACTATTGGGGAAATTCAATAGGGGTACCGCGTAATGGTGAAGTTTCAAGTAGTGGAGTTATTGTGATTGCACTTACCAGTCCCGCAACAGAAGATATTACTTTTACTGAAGGTTCGATCGCATCAACTCAAGACTCAGTAACTTTCGTATTAGACGAAGATGCAACTATTGTAAAAGACAGTTCAACCGTACAGGTAAAAGTTGTATGTACTATTTCAGGGACTGTAGGTAATGTCCTTGCTGGAGCTATCGACACAATGATAACAGATTATCCTTACGATTTAACTATTACAAATCCAAACGCATTTACCAATGGTGAAGATGAAGAAGACAATGAGTCATATCATGAAAGATTATTAGGCGCACCTGACAACTTCCCCCCCGGTAGCAAAGGATGGTATGAAGCAACAGCAAACAGTGTAGATAATATCCATGACAGTTACTTCATTAACCGTCCAGCAGATCAAACTGCTACCGTTGGACTTGTTTTTAACTGTAAAGATAAATCAATAGTTTCAACTACATTAGCAGCATTAACAAGCTTATTTAATACAGATAAATATAATGTAGGGGGAATCGACCTTATATTAACCCCTGCTACAGAAGTATCAGTATTCACATCAAATACTATTCAAGTACAGATTGGCAGTAATTATACTTGGAGTGCTATTAAAAACAAGATAATTACTGTTGTTGAATCATATTTTACAAGCCGTAATTTAGGGCAAAGTTGGAGTACTGACGACATTAAATTTTTAATAGCCAGTATCGAAGGGGTAACTAATGTAGTTATAAGTCCATCTGCTACCGCTGATTGTTCTGTGTACGAAGTATTTACAACAGACACATCCACATTGGATACTCGAATTACAGAGGTGACCTAA
- a CDS encoding zinc ribbon domain-containing protein, whose translation MMKEKSAICPECGKKIQKYDRICKHCGSWFKELTKEEYYSIQLVKCKKCGAIVKNKNANFCQECGVKLQKEDIKPNELKKIHITSEKEAWPKRIAISLVI comes from the coding sequence ATGATGAAAGAAAAATCAGCGATATGTCCTGAATGTGGTAAAAAAATTCAAAAATATGATAGAATATGTAAACACTGTGGGTCATGGTTTAAAGAGTTAACAAAAGAAGAATATTATTCTATTCAACTGGTAAAGTGCAAAAAATGTGGAGCAATTGTTAAAAATAAAAATGCAAATTTCTGCCAAGAATGCGGGGTGAAACTTCAAAAAGAAGATATAAAACCTAACGAATTAAAGAAAATACACATTACATCTGAAAAAGAAGCATGGCCAAAAAGAATAGCAATTTCTCTGGTCATATGA
- a CDS encoding phage baseplate protein, with translation MVEDVNEYFTADDPNYAERLNNPNILTDIITIKPKITLPEAFKTGEYPTTENKTKALFSIVQVMNNTCTNTGDGFTASANDQSFTLRVYPNFSSFKWWNSITFAKTGTVTCSMKDSETGTELIASITSGANLNTYNIEHKPVDIIFTLQNGARVTDITFEYQNQAKISGSEFSIPKDNITGLVSELAAKANQSDITAINNALAGKASLSDITSINNALATKLNSSVYTASDIKSKLLTVDGAGSGVDTDFFRGIDLNKFMYVNPTVIPSSADLNTYMSTGIYLQPSNANAANGSNYPVPYAGVLEVFTYSTSMVWQRYTLFEAYKTTVYVRGYYNGGSGGTWNSWNKQWDSENDGSGSGMDSDTVDNKHASDFVLATEYTAANIASKVFDLLYPVGSIVEFATNINPNSLSGWKGTWTQIKDKFTLAAGDIYTAGQTGGSATHTLTEAQMPVHKHDVSIPSSGQTTTPAGGNSATGSSGAHTHSINYKLQSPTNGSAVRCTDVGDASNSDVINSGGAHTHSTPAHTHTVPNHSHSVNESNKGSGVAHNNMPPYLVVSKWKRTA, from the coding sequence ATGGTAGAAGATGTTAATGAATATTTCACAGCAGACGACCCCAATTATGCAGAAAGACTGAATAATCCAAACATTTTAACAGATATAATCACAATCAAACCAAAAATAACCCTTCCAGAAGCATTTAAAACAGGGGAATACCCAACTACTGAAAATAAAACCAAAGCACTATTTAGTATTGTACAGGTTATGAATAACACATGTACCAACACAGGTGATGGTTTTACAGCATCAGCTAATGATCAGAGCTTTACTTTACGTGTGTATCCTAATTTCAGCAGTTTTAAGTGGTGGAATAGTATAACTTTTGCTAAAACTGGAACTGTAACCTGTTCAATGAAAGATAGTGAAACAGGAACAGAATTAATAGCAAGTATTACAAGTGGAGCTAACTTAAATACGTATAATATTGAACATAAGCCAGTTGATATTATATTCACACTTCAAAATGGAGCTAGAGTAACTGATATAACTTTTGAATATCAGAACCAAGCTAAAATAAGCGGATCTGAATTTAGCATACCCAAAGACAATATAACTGGTTTAGTTTCTGAATTAGCTGCTAAAGCTAATCAATCAGATATAACTGCAATAAACAATGCTTTAGCAGGTAAAGCATCTTTATCGGATATAACTTCAATAAACAACGCACTTGCAACTAAATTAAATAGTAGTGTATATACTGCTTCGGATATAAAATCAAAACTTTTAACTGTCGATGGTGCGGGATCTGGAGTTGATACTGATTTTTTCAGAGGGATCGATCTAAATAAATTCATGTATGTAAATCCAACCGTTATTCCTTCTAGTGCCGATTTAAATACTTATATGAGTACAGGTATCTATCTTCAACCTTCAAATGCAAATGCTGCAAATGGTTCAAATTACCCTGTTCCTTACGCTGGAGTTTTAGAAGTATTTACATATAGTACATCAATGGTATGGCAGAGATATACATTATTTGAAGCTTATAAAACCACAGTTTACGTGAGGGGGTATTATAATGGAGGTTCCGGTGGAACCTGGAACTCATGGAATAAACAATGGGATTCAGAAAATGATGGATCTGGCTCTGGAATGGATTCAGATACAGTTGATAATAAACATGCTTCTGATTTTGTACTAGCAACAGAATACACAGCTGCAAATATTGCAAGCAAAGTATTCGATTTACTCTACCCTGTAGGTTCAATAGTAGAATTTGCAACAAATATCAACCCAAACAGCCTATCTGGATGGAAAGGAACATGGACACAGATAAAAGACAAATTCACCCTAGCAGCAGGGGACATATACACAGCAGGGCAAACCGGGGGAAGTGCAACGCACACATTAACAGAGGCACAAATGCCAGTACATAAACATGATGTATCTATCCCTTCATCAGGACAAACTACTACACCGGCAGGAGGTAACAGTGCGACAGGTTCATCTGGAGCGCATACGCATTCAATTAACTACAAATTACAATCTCCAACAAATGGTTCGGCTGTAAGGTGTACTGATGTCGGGGATGCTTCTAATTCAGATGTTATCAACTCTGGAGGCGCACATACACACAGCACACCCGCACATACACATACAGTACCTAACCATTCACACAGTGTAAATGAGTCAAATAAAGGGTCTGGAGTAGCACATAATAATATGCCTCCTTATTTGGTGGTTTCTAAGTGGAAAAGGACAGCATAA
- a CDS encoding transglutaminase domain-containing protein produces the protein MIGKKVVKTMSVIYKGFKVLAGVKWVVTQSSITITCYPKKSSVPYKLTTKSWKNYCPTCKRSGTLTGFGQGTLSNGRGKFGVEGGIACLKCDADFCGVTGRDTYPGSTRKLTPAGTINSATSSASSVVAAKCELTKAEAISKANNYYKANSKSKYKGTLTLQMLPKLKAEQYCLLQLEKFKDNRQSRYWIDSVKVDISNQTMTAELLESMPMPDQEYKSDSKTTSTSSNIAIKAGTAIERTLMLKGKELGSIDAIYKWLKVHGSGGFIYSFYYDHWKGKGSCYNKDTSAMQTCWNQKKANCTDFAWIFYTMCLGIGVKVRIMHGKARFGLSTYGHLWNTYNGKIYDCSSDGASNYNADRTVI, from the coding sequence TTGATAGGGAAGAAGGTTGTTAAAACCATGTCCGTAATATACAAGGGATTTAAAGTTTTAGCAGGGGTTAAATGGGTTGTAACACAATCATCCATAACTATTACTTGTTATCCTAAAAAGTCAAGCGTTCCATATAAATTAACTACTAAATCATGGAAAAACTATTGCCCCACATGCAAAAGAAGCGGTACATTAACTGGATTCGGACAAGGAACACTCTCAAATGGACGAGGCAAATTTGGAGTCGAAGGAGGTATCGCCTGTTTAAAATGTGATGCTGATTTCTGCGGAGTAACAGGACGAGATACATATCCCGGATCCACACGTAAATTAACACCTGCGGGAACTATCAACAGTGCAACTTCTTCAGCTTCAAGTGTTGTTGCTGCTAAATGCGAATTAACGAAAGCAGAAGCAATAAGCAAAGCAAATAACTATTATAAAGCAAACAGTAAGTCAAAATATAAAGGTACATTAACACTCCAAATGCTCCCTAAATTGAAAGCAGAACAATACTGTCTTTTACAATTGGAAAAATTCAAAGATAATAGACAGTCTAGGTATTGGATTGACAGCGTTAAAGTTGATATTAGCAATCAAACTATGACCGCCGAGTTATTAGAATCTATGCCTATGCCCGATCAAGAGTATAAAAGCGACTCAAAAACAACAAGTACAAGTAGTAATATTGCAATTAAAGCCGGGACAGCGATTGAAAGAACATTAATGTTAAAAGGAAAAGAATTAGGCAGTATTGATGCTATTTATAAATGGCTCAAAGTGCATGGCAGTGGAGGATTCATTTATTCATTTTATTACGATCATTGGAAAGGGAAAGGCAGTTGTTACAATAAAGATACATCTGCAATGCAAACATGCTGGAATCAGAAGAAAGCTAATTGTACTGATTTCGCATGGATATTTTACACAATGTGTTTAGGTATAGGGGTTAAAGTTCGCATTATGCATGGAAAAGCACGATTTGGATTAAGCACATACGGTCATTTATGGAATACTTATAATGGTAAAATTTATGATTGTTCAAGTGACGGTGCAAGTAATTATAATGCTGATAGAACGGTGATATAA
- a CDS encoding phage tail protein, with amino-acid sequence MSDNQYVIDVSTNADTASVEELAAKLQEVETNAQSAGEAISSMDNSGLDEASTSADNAAESLENADEAANNLSGDLEKVDGAGVEEVSDSASNASDEMDNASTAGEGLSAVATGLASAGIVSTMLSWADTSGNVSSQWSRMALAMKSTGLTAAQVQQTYSPLVTQIAKDTGRSGGQIREFFIQMANSGVTNSEVLKSSFEGIAGAAFVTGRDVNNVGEMFSRFVKSGNIDARRLASQFAMSLPEVGNAMRQLGFDVSDNEEDIKEAFKNMDETTRARVLGTASSIKSGSTANDEYKKSWDGMKQQMDKAQAGLFKFVGDLILPTLIPALKLATDGLNSVTTAFKSAPAPVQQIFGVLGLLGGSFIALVLAISSIRSAWNFLQIGKTVGDLKSLGNAALHPSQTLQTLKTRINGVGPATRVESVKRSFQGLSQSISNAGSTTKKSLTSAGSTITSFASNAGSKIKDVGTAFINSGKSALTAGANYVKSGVMAAASAIKTGILTLATWAQTAAQAALNFVMSLNPITIVVIAIIALIAVLIYLWTTNEGFRNALIGAWTAIAGFFGNIGGVIWGYLVGLVTKFLAFRASIINTIISTFSNVVNTARSYVSRLPGIVWNEMINIGNKIAGAAGYIFSQVQAVFGNIVKWAMQALGIASPGHIARAIGGEMGYVVDGIVSAQSNANAAAKGLGASILSGFGSPSLSVATPTGYGSASLGFDATEINNSLTATSNGNNQRPIVQYINQEGIMSEAEAADRIVKAVKEQLWKENLIAGKSG; translated from the coding sequence AAAATGCAGATGAAGCAGCAAATAACTTGTCTGGAGATCTTGAAAAGGTAGATGGAGCAGGTGTTGAAGAAGTATCTGATAGCGCAAGTAATGCGTCTGATGAAATGGATAACGCAAGTACTGCGGGGGAAGGATTAAGTGCTGTTGCAACAGGACTCGCAAGTGCAGGTATAGTATCTACAATGCTTTCATGGGCAGATACAAGTGGTAATGTAAGTAGCCAATGGTCAAGAATGGCCCTTGCAATGAAAAGCACAGGATTAACCGCTGCACAAGTACAACAAACATACAGCCCACTTGTAACTCAAATAGCAAAAGACACGGGGCGTTCTGGAGGGCAAATAAGAGAATTCTTCATACAAATGGCCAACAGTGGAGTTACCAATTCGGAAGTACTTAAAAGCTCATTCGAAGGAATAGCTGGAGCAGCATTTGTAACTGGTAGAGATGTGAACAATGTTGGCGAAATGTTCTCCAGATTTGTAAAATCTGGTAATATAGATGCTAGACGTTTAGCCAGTCAATTCGCGATGTCATTGCCAGAAGTAGGAAATGCAATGCGACAATTAGGCTTTGATGTAAGTGATAATGAAGAAGATATAAAAGAAGCTTTTAAAAATATGGATGAAACAACCCGTGCAAGAGTATTAGGTACTGCCTCTTCTATTAAGAGTGGATCTACAGCTAATGATGAATATAAAAAGTCATGGGACGGTATGAAACAGCAGATGGACAAAGCCCAAGCAGGATTATTTAAATTTGTAGGAGATTTAATATTACCTACATTGATCCCTGCATTAAAATTAGCAACTGACGGGCTTAACTCAGTTACTACTGCATTTAAAAGTGCTCCTGCTCCAGTACAACAAATATTTGGAGTTTTGGGATTATTAGGTGGAAGTTTCATAGCCTTGGTTTTAGCTATTAGTTCTATTCGTAGTGCATGGAACTTTTTACAGATAGGCAAAACTGTGGGGGACTTAAAAAGTTTGGGAAACGCAGCATTACACCCATCACAAACATTGCAAACTTTAAAAACGCGTATAAATGGAGTAGGCCCCGCTACAAGAGTGGAATCGGTTAAAAGATCATTCCAAGGTTTAAGCCAATCTATATCAAATGCAGGGAGTACGACTAAGAAATCTTTAACCAGTGCAGGATCGACAATAACTAGTTTTGCCTCAAATGCAGGTAGTAAAATAAAAGATGTTGGAACTGCCTTTATCAATTCAGGTAAAAGTGCTTTGACAGCAGGTGCAAACTATGTAAAAAGTGGAGTTATGGCTGCTGCAAGTGCTATAAAAACGGGAATATTGACATTGGCAACATGGGCGCAGACAGCAGCACAGGCGGCTTTAAATTTTGTTATGAGTTTAAATCCGATCACAATCGTTGTAATTGCAATTATCGCCTTGATAGCTGTATTAATTTATCTATGGACTACAAATGAAGGATTTAGAAATGCCCTTATCGGAGCATGGACAGCCATAGCTGGCTTTTTCGGCAATATCGGAGGGGTAATTTGGGGATATTTAGTAGGATTAGTAACTAAATTCCTTGCTTTCAGAGCTAGTATAATCAACACTATTATTTCCACATTCAGCAATGTAGTAAATACGGCTAGGAGTTATGTAAGTAGATTACCTGGAATTGTTTGGAATGAAATGATAAACATTGGAAATAAAATTGCAGGTGCCGCAGGTTACATATTTTCACAAGTCCAAGCCGTGTTTGGTAATATTGTTAAATGGGCTATGCAAGCATTAGGTATAGCCAGCCCGGGACATATCGCTCGTGCTATTGGTGGTGAAATGGGTTATGTTGTTGATGGAATAGTAAGCGCTCAAAGTAATGCTAATGCTGCTGCAAAAGGGTTAGGTGCATCTATCCTTTCAGGTTTTGGAAGCCCTAGTTTATCAGTAGCGACCCCTACAGGATATGGGTCTGCTAGTCTTGGTTTTGACGCTACAGAAATAAACAATAGTCTTACAGCTACTTCAAATGGGAATAACCAACGTCCTATTGTACAATACATAAATCAGGAAGGGATTATGAGCGAAGCAGAAGCAGCGGATCGTATTGTTAAAGCAGTTAAAGAACAATTATGGAAAGAGAATTTAATTGCAGGTAAAAGTGGATAA
- a CDS encoding metallophosphoesterase codes for MTDDLFELDIPDMEPTEKIDKKFKKPIKIALIGDIHIGSPNWLKQFTYDTFEMIKNSKNMYWIGMGDYMEFATPHSVGSGWVEQILTPDEQKITTKYLFRKVKSKCLGLHHGNHDDRSKKPVGITETLHLADDLKVPWLDEVCTFNLQLPNKEYSLTTTHGVSASTLPHTKLRVVYDMAKTWNDDILAHAHMHTLQTKAADYYHRGIQKTRLLALSGSFMRYGGYAKKKLYPPETAGFPVLHLSDSNMHFTEHRYNFEKYSQDKE; via the coding sequence TTGACAGATGATCTATTTGAATTAGATATTCCAGACATGGAACCTACTGAAAAAATTGATAAAAAATTTAAAAAACCAATTAAAATCGCTTTAATTGGGGATATACATATAGGAAGCCCAAACTGGCTAAAACAGTTTACATATGATACTTTTGAAATGATAAAAAATAGTAAAAATATGTACTGGATTGGAATGGGGGACTATATGGAATTTGCAACTCCACACTCAGTAGGTTCTGGGTGGGTAGAACAGATATTAACTCCTGATGAACAAAAAATAACTACAAAATATCTGTTTAGAAAAGTTAAAAGTAAATGTTTGGGATTGCATCATGGAAACCATGATGACAGAAGCAAAAAACCAGTTGGAATCACCGAAACATTACATCTGGCAGACGATTTAAAAGTACCTTGGCTTGATGAAGTTTGTACTTTCAATTTACAATTACCAAATAAGGAATATTCTTTAACTACTACCCATGGAGTTTCGGCTTCAACATTACCCCATACGAAGCTTAGAGTAGTTTATGATATGGCTAAGACTTGGAATGATGATATTTTAGCACATGCACACATGCATACGCTCCAAACAAAAGCAGCAGATTATTACCATCGAGGAATTCAAAAAACAAGATTATTGGCTTTAAGCGGTAGCTTCATGAGATATGGAGGCTACGCTAAAAAGAAATTATATCCCCCAGAAACCGCGGGATTTCCAGTTTTACATCTATCTGATTCTAATATGCATTTTACAGAACACCGTTATAATTTTGAAAAATATTCTCAAGATAAAGAGTGA